The following nucleotide sequence is from Hylaeus volcanicus isolate JK05 chromosome 3, UHH_iyHylVolc1.0_haploid, whole genome shotgun sequence.
ttatttattaattgtcagAAATGTCACGTTCTCGCAGCTGTCTCGTCTGGAGGGTAACGACAGCATGTGGGAGGAAGACTCTGCGGACATTCTCCGCATGACGGTGGACGATCTTCAAAAGCTGACGGATGAATACGTGATGGAAGTCAACTCGACGCTGACGCCTAAACCACTCTGGCGACCGTTCATCGAGATGCTCTACAAGGACGTCGAGTCTCTGGATTTGAATGGGAAGGATAAAATATTGATAGGCGATTTAGAGTACTTGAAAACCATTTCTCTCGTGTTGGCTACCTGCGAGGATGAAGATTTAGGTGAATGTTTGCTGTATAAAATCTAACAGATGACAATGGTAGCGGACTGCTGTACTCGACTTGACTTGCTGTACTCGACTTGCTGTACTCCCGTTTCAGAAACCTACATTTGGTGGGTCGTTGTGGACATCGTTGTTCCCCATACGTCCGAGAGTCTGAAAAAAATCTGGCGGGAGTACATCAACGAAGTGACAAACGTCGAGGTCGGCGAATCCAAGTCTCTGCTCTGCGCATCCGCTGTGAACGAGTTGATGGGTTAGTACAGCGATGGGGTAGAAACTGctcatcttttattcgttattttttatcCAGATGAAAATTTTGCCCATGCTTGGCTGCGTTTTTTTAAAGATCAAGGTTGCATCGAATGAAAGAATACCGGTATTGCTGGAATTTATTGCGAAATCTGTTGGTCACTCATCGCAGGAACGTAATAATTTAGGAATGGCGGTCTCGTGGCTATTCGTGGACCCGTCCTTCCACGAAGACAAGGGCAAAAAAGTGTTCGAGATGTTAAACGACATAAAAGAAGCCTTCGCCTCGCTGGTTTTGCGCACCGACTGGATGGACAAGCAGACAAAAACGGCGACGTTGGAGAAAAATAGGAAGATGGAGTCGCAGATCGGATTTCCCAAGTGGCTGTTCGATGAAGAGATCCTCAACGACTATTACGAAGGCGTATGTAATAGACGGTGTTCTTGTCAAtcaagagaaaaattaatgacTAACTTCGATTGTTTTAGATAAAGCTCTCCGAGACCGAGTACCTGAATAATATGCTCCAAATTGTTCGCCTAATGTCTATTTCCGAACTGGAATGCATTCACGAGATGAATTTCAACAACGTGTCGTAGTAAGTAGCAGTTTTCGCTATAAACAACGGATAAAACGAATACGTAATGTATTCATTCCTTTTCCAGCTGGGCGACCGATCCAACGGACGTGAATGCGTTTCACACCTATCAGTACAATCACATAAGTAGGTAGCGAATCAGCATTTCGAAATACGTTACGTTATCCCCGATTtgattagaatattttatatcgttatGAATGGGGTTCAACCGTTGCTTTCTTTGACACGCATGCAGCTATACCTGCTGgaattcttcaatttccattttacGAGTTGGGCCTCGAGTAAGATCGGAATCAATTGCGTTTCTATGAAACGAGCAACATTGTTACGAGACTGTTTCGTTTCAGGGCACTGAATTATGGCGCTATCGGTACAGTGCTCGGCCACGAATTAACACACGGGTTCGATAACAGCGGCAGACACTTCGACAGCAACGGAAACGTTAGGCAGTGGTGGACAAATGAGACTATTTCCGAGTACACTGAAAAGACAGAGTGTTTCATAAGACACTATAACAGCTATTACGAAGTCGAGGTAAGTAAAACGCCTGTTGTCATTTTGAGATTTTATACGTCAACTTCAaagaagatatttaataaaaagagtCCATTTTCTCGAACGCCTACAGAAGAAGACCCTCTTGAACGATTAACATCGTTCGCCAACCACGTAAAGCCGACCCTGAATGTTACTGTCAGAGACGATCGAATCGTAAAAgtcgaaaattcaaagtcccATAACTTCTGCTTCGTTCCTCTCGAATATGGTCGAACCTCGACTTTGTCAGGCTCTGTTAGCGTCCGAACGACCACTTAAATCGACCGCAAGGTTGTCGACAGGCTAACCTGCGAGTTTGTTCGAGCAGGTAGACGATTACATCGACGGAGAACGAACATTGGGCGAGAATATAGCCGATAATGGAGGCCTCAGGGAGGCTGTCGTCGCTTATGACAAGTGGAAGGCTAGACACGGCAAGGAGCCTCTACTTCCGGGATTCACTAATCTCACTCACGAGCAGCTCGTTTTCCTCAGTTTCGCGCACGTAAGAGATCTTTACACCTTTCACTGTTGCTCGTTAATGAAGGTCCACCGCCAACTGAAACTCTATCTTCCAAACCGATGCTTCTTAATATGTTAAGCTCACAGTGTAGCAGAAGATTCTTAGTCTTTTTAGGATCTGCCAAAATATTCAAGGCACAGTCTAGAGGTCTTCGCGACAGGATAGTTAAGAGTCGCTACCTCGGGCGAAATAAAGTTCGGAATAAATTAAGTAATCctttgtgaatatttatgaagcgAATACTAATGTGTACATGCTAATTTTGGTCCTCCGATATTGACGTTAGTATACGTGCGATTCTGTGGTGGTGAAGATGTAGCGATTTAACCTTGTGTATAATGTGCAATATTTAGAAGCGATGTTGcgacaattttaaatgatttcaGTTGTGGTGCGAGTCGTACACACCGGTATCTCTGAAATGGATAATGCAAGACTCCCATTGCCCTGGGCATGTAAGGCTCCACGGAGTGTTGAAGAACTCCAATGAATTCAGCGAGGCTTGGAAATGTCCCGTGGGATCGAACATGAATCCTGCAAAGAAGTGTCGACTATGGTAGCAACGACATACTTGAATAGGAAGTGCGTTTCGTCGCAATCGAACTTTATTCCTTGAACGCGTTGTTGATTCTCGCAACTTAATCGTTAATATAAGACGTGTGAGTTCCTGTGATTTCCGCGAGTGTTTTCAAGTCttcgttattaaaatgttGCGTTGGTCAGTATATCGTTGAACGCTGACGGGATTGTGACAAGGCGGTCCAAtgtttgtaataaaagaaCTTTATTTACTTACAAAATTTACCTGGTTCACGCTTTACATCTCTACCTGGACAAAGTAATCTCTGccagttaattaaaaaattcatttgaaggACGCCCGATACTACGACTATACCAGACCACAGTCATATCAAAGTATTTCATTGTCGACTAACTAAAGTTATACATTAAAACGATCGAATTCACTGATAATTTCAAAAGTAACGAACTTGACTCGACAGACGCGTCTGAACTCGACGCGTCTGAACTCGACGCGTCTGAACTCGACGCTTCTAAACACGATATTCTTCGATTTCCATCCTTTTGATAACGTTCCCTTCGTTCGAGATAATCTCTTCAGACTTATCAAACCCTACGGATTAGTTCTTCCAACGCGACTTCAATAAACGTATCCTCCGTTCTCGTCTGTGGGTTGGACGTATTCCCGACTGGGAAAATGACCTCGCAAAAATGGGTTATCGATGGTAACGGATTCCTTGTCGAGATTGCTCGCAGTGGAGAGTTCTGGAGCAGTCGGGGACGAGGGGAACTGAGGTAAGGAAGGTAACGAGGGCAACGAAGGCAACGAAGGCAATTGTGGGAACGAAGGTAGCGAGGGTAAGGAAGGCAATGATGGGGATCCAAAGTTGGATCCAAAGTTAGATCCAAAATTGTTGATGAAGTCGGTTATCGGGCCCCTCTCTACTTTGACGTTCACGTTCTTGTGAATTACCGGACCTGTTCTAGCCAGGACGTCCACTGTCTGAGAAGGATGATGCGTCGTCACGGTCTTCAGGGTTGGCAAAGTCTCCACGGCGTGCACGGACTGGACCTGAGGCAGTGGAGTGACAGTTTCCAAGGTTTTCACACCTGAGAAACTGTGGACGTTGTGCACGGGCTGGAGCTGAGCCACAGGAGTCACAGCCTCCAAGGTTTTCACAGTTGGGTAGTTATGCACGTTGTGCACAGACTGCAACTGAGGCAATGGAGTCACAGCCTCCAAGGTCTTCACAGTTGGATAACTATGTACGTTATGTACAGAATGCAGTTGAGGCAGAGGAGTGATATCCTCCAAGGTCTCCACACCTGGATAGCTGTGCACGTTGTGCACAGACTGAAGCTGAGGCTGAGGGGTGACAGTCTCTACAGTTTTCACACTTGNNNNNNNNNNTGAAGCTGAGGCTGAGGGGTGACAGTCTCTACAGTTTTCACACTTGGAAAACTGTGAACGTTAGCTGGATAGCTGTGCACGTTGTACACAGACTGAAACTGCGGCAGAGGAGTGACAGCCTCCAACGTCTTCACAGTTGGATAATTATGGACAGCGTGTACAGACTGGATGTGAGGCGTCAGGTTCTCTACAGTTTTCACGGTGTGCACAGACTGCACAGGCTGCACAGTTTCTACGGTATTCACGGCTTGCAGAGTCTGCACCGGTTGGTCCACGCGTGTGAACGTGTGCGGTGCCTGGATGGAGTGGACGTTCTTGGTGACGTGGACAGACGTCAGAGGAGCATCAACCTGGACTGTTCTCAATCCAAGTGCATCGTATCCACTGTGGCCCTGTTGGAAGTTCGTGGAAAAGGAGGGTCCGTGTGACTGGACTTTGTAATTGTCACGAGATAACCCtgaaatgtaaagaaaagTTACGGGTTTTGTTCtaacaattactttttcaaCTATTGAGAATTGTAGAGAAAATTGTACGTTTTGTCGTAACGTGGTCAGTATATTCTTTAAGTAACAACGGTTTTGACCTTTACAGCCAGAGAGACGAGAGTTTTTAACGCGAACATTAAAGACACCGTGATTTATATTCGAAGAAGAGGCGTGGAGAATTTTAGCTGCATAAATTAATCAACTCCGAAATGTTTTAACAGTATTTCGAAATCCGAACGTTGCTCAATAACGTTTTTGACATTTAATGGATTTTCACCTTGAAAGTCTTGCAAGGTTTGGCCGTGGATTTCGGTTTTGTACGTATTGATCGAGGGTCCAGTGAAGCTTCCTAAGGTGGTCTGAAACATTGAAACACAAACTGCTATTCTCTGTCGAAGTGTCAAGTGAGGTCAAAAGTTATTTACTTACTTTAGTATGGCCTATCAGCGGAGTTCCGTATGAGGTTATTTGAGGTGAAACAGTTACCGTCTATGATTAGATAATTACCAGAATGTTAAAAAGATATTCGTAATACATCGTAAAATGAATCttataatatagaatttaaatcTTGAGATATGGTACGTTCGATATGAAATATAGGGTCTAAAGTTGacacaaataattttcatctaCTTACGAACGTGACGCTACTCAACGTTTACGAAACAGATTGAACATCCTTTTACCTTTTCAAGTGGTAGTACATTTGAGACCGTCTTCCTCGTCTCCACGACGGTTGGTCTAACAACGGTTTTGGTTACTTGAGGAATCTGGCGAGGATATGAGTTACGATGtcatattttctttccaaaatgtatttctattgATAGATACGATTGATTATACTTACGTGGATAGCGTCGGGTATTCCATGAGTTGATAATTGCGTGGAGTAACGGTTGGCTTCGACAACTGGCGATAAATAGTCGTTTCTTAAAGGAACACCTGGTTGGTAGCCAGGGGGACCGTAAGTATCCTGTTGTGACTGAAACGAGGTGTCTGGAATACTGTAAATATAGCTACCGATAGATTTCCTGGCTTCTACCACGGTATTCTGGTCGTGAAGCTGATGATGATGATGCTCCGTGCCATAACGCGGATCTCCAGGCAGGATATCCCTCTTCTGTTTTCCCTGAGCCAAAGTTGCCGCCAGGCAGGTCTGAAACgtgttttcaaatttattgtttattttattcataaaacaaTAGTGTCTTTAGTACAATTCTAGCGCGAAGAGTTTGCTTCTTATTAGGTTAGCAAGTTTTGCATTTGAATTCAATGGGGACGATAGCTTTCGGAACATCGAGGAGTTTCagacgaaacaaaaatacacgTGACCTATCAGATTCTCATACGTCctcgttatttaattctaattaataagaaatggATTGTATTATCTCAACAAAAAACTAAAGGGGTAGGAGATCTTACCAGAACGATCAGCAGGAGCCTCATGTTACCTGTTTGGTGTTTGAATGAGGAGTCGAGTACCATCCCAATGATATTTCGACCTTTTATACTCGGCCGATGCTCCCCCCAGCTTATTTCGCAATCTTGTGGCATTGGCAGAACTAGATTTGACTCATGTTGAAGGTCTTCTCCCGGGAGATGTTCCAAAACATTTCCAGAGTAAGTCCTCGGCGTGTGTTGGTGTCATCAGTGTGTTGTGTGTCGAAGAAAACAGAATTCCTTTCTTCGCTTACGATATCGGCGTCTCTCTCGCTTCCTTTCGTGTCTGCAGCGAAGATTCTTAGTCGAGGTACCGCCAATGTTTTTTAATGAtctcttgaatttttattttccatgcttcttattaattatgattGAGAACTGTGCCAGGGTTTTTTGCTCGAAACTGTGCCGGGAGCCCCGCAGGATTAACACATTCATCGCCACGTGCACGAATGTTGGAATTTGTTGCTCACTCTGGTCTACGAAACTACCCGCAATGGTTCAATGATACTTAAATCAAACGACTGTGCTTACCGGTGAAGTTGAAGTATATCTTAGTGTCCCTCGAACCGATATCGGTAGTTATCTGGACTGCCTGTGTAGAgatgcattttcattttaagaaaTAGTACGTGAGCCATTGTAAGCCAATACCTTCCTTACACGGTTGTTTAATCATTTTGGAAAGGGAAGGGTGAAGAGTCTTCCTTCAGACTGTGTCGTAAGTTTAAAAAGGTTAGGAACCATTGATTTATTGGATGCTTCGGTGGGATACGTTGGGACGAGGATGATTATGCAGATCttcgatcgtttcttttctctcccctctttctctcgaacGCTCTCCCTTTTCGACGTGTCCCTTGAACGCGTGCACGTCCATTATCGGGCCTCGTTAAGAGGACAGGAAGCTTTTAAAGGATTCGGATAACGAACAACGAATTTCTGTGAGGTTTAATGGACCGTCGCCACCGGGAACGGGTAATCTGTGCGCTTCCAACTGGAAGCACCGAATTCATCTGATTTCTGTAACAGCCACGCGTGCCTGATTCATTTCTTGACAGCTATGTTGCGTCACGATGTCTTCTGAAGTTGTTATTCGTGTTTGTTGCGTGACGAAGACTCTccctgtatttttatttatttattaaacggaGACATCTATAATTGcagattatttaattttctaaagatAACCGGCTGCTTTTGTGCTCAAAGAGTAGAGGAATCGAAGTTGTATAAAAGCGTTTCTTGTGTTTCTAGTTTTCGAACAAGGTGACATTACAAATAtgcgttttatattttcgcaGTTCTCGCTGGTAACCGCCAGATATCCCTGCGacgaatttaaattgtaaatgaaagAGAATCTTCTGTCCTTTTTCtacgataaatattcgatCGTCTGGTAATTATGTCACGGTccttgaatattttcgaacTAATTTCAGTTGCCCCTTCGCATTAAGTGGTGCTAAAACGACACTAATTATTCGGTTATGGGTAACTTCGGATCTTTTATTGTAGAAGCAATTACTATTAAGGAACCGCTATTGAATCGAAAGTTGgacaccttttaagggatatacaattttttagagTATAAAATCCATTTGTTTCTCTTAAGTTAAAGACGATTCGGGTAGCCTGcattttttatcgatcaggaATATCTTCGATTCAGGAATGCATATACCACCAAAGTTCCATACATATACTAAAATTACTTAAAGACATCTAAATTGAAGTGAGCGTGCTAATACTTTCTTTACCGATTCCATGTCTCCCTATTAGTTCGGACACTGCGAGTTCCATTGTACTTTGAAATTCGAACCAACCTCGAATTCTCGATAGTGGCTCTATCTGTTAATAACAGGATGAAAGTAAAAGCGTTTCAGGATCTGGAAGGCAGCCTGCGCGTAGACTTCACTTGGAACAGGCGAGCAAAAGGCTATCGGAACGAAGGGGCCAAATTAACTTATTTGCAATGTAAATAATACTACGGCAAAATAACCGTATCGCTATCAAATAATACAAACCTGTagattgttaaataattatgtgaATTTTAGCACGCAGTTTACATTTATTCGCGAATTTCTAAACGACGCAAGTCCAGAGCACTCGTATATCTTTTAATCGTGGTGAGAGCGAACTTATAAATATCAGACGAACTTGATCGCGCCTACGTCGATAACAAACGCATAGAACCATTGAACGGTCGAAACGCGGAAGGAAAAGGTTCCGTCACGCGTTGTAATTACCTTCGTTATGTTCCACGCAAATTGGTGCGCATTTCACTGAGACGATTCATACCACTCTGTAAAATATCGTTGCTACCTTTTAGCTACTATTCTAAGCGCCATCTAATTTTGTTGAGAGTGCAGTAAACGtgtttttacattaataaaagttGGAGTTTCCATcgagtttttttaaaagaattaactAAAAGTATCTGCTTTAAGTTCCTTGAACTCTGTCACTAAACTTAACTTTCTTGAACTCTGAGGATTCACCTATCGACGAGGTTTCTCGAAGCATTTTTATCACAAGCGCCTGAGATTCGATATCGAGCCTTTCACACTTTCGGTATTAAGTTCCTTACCGGGTGGTTGATGTTTGTTCTCGTTTCGATAATCTGTCCTTTCTATTTGTAAAAGTTCAATGACGCCTACGCTGCTTTCTTGATACCTGAACCGTGAAGACGCTTGTCTCGCGAGCACCGACAATGGACACGTCCGAAGCTATTAGGAGCGGTCAGATAACTGGAAAATTGCATCGGGGGAGCTAACAAACGAAAGTTACTCGAACTTCTCGACGAGATCGCGCGCGATTAGGTACAAACACAATTATAACTTCCAGGTTTGTTAAACTCGCGGGCCTTTCCTCTCACGGCGCGCTCTTCCGATTTGTTCTGTGTATACCTTTTGCTGCGGCTTTCTGCCTTTCTCTCGCGTAATGGACGAAATAAGGACTACGTGGCGGCTTTTACCGATCCTTTATCATTCGAAAGAACACggaaatatgtattaaaaagaaacggcGAATACGTATACGTTCgaagaatttagaaaatttaatctttgAAGTAGCCTAGAAAAATGACGATCATTATTTACAATCTAAGATCTGAGTCAGGAGGATATCATGGCTCGTAAGTTCTGCAAGAAGCAGCCTCTGGTCTCGATCCAGTTCTGTGCAATTAACGCAAATATGTTTCGGCACGGTGTTGCTAGCTTTCATCGAAAGTGAGAGGAGAAAGAAGGCTGGGCAAATAATGATATTACTTTTTCGCCTTTGCGACTCACTGAACCGGTTTAATCGCCCTTACGAGAGGACCGTCTCACCATCACCGATTAAACCCGATACTTCTGCTCTCGGATAAACGTTCCATTACGCTTGCTTAAACTGGCACACCCACGCCGAGGAGAATCAAGGGTACCTTTCAGGAATCGTGAACTGCAGGCACGTGTGACGAACGTTCGCTCATATGATGGAATGGAATAAGTATAAAGTAGCCAGGTGgtgggaaaaaaaaagtactcaATTCGAAGGTTAACAGTTTCAGATCCAGGTAAAATCCTCTGTATAGGATGAACGTCGAGTTTGGATCCAAAAAATAATCACGTGTTTGATAACTCAGACCAAATACAGTAACATTTGGACAGAGAGCTTTCCGAGAAGAGGCCTTGTCCTATTCGATTAAAGGACGAGATAACAGAATCCCTCGTTGACCGTAGAACGTGGCAAATGTTCTTTTTACAGAGAACGTCAGTGTGACGTCTTTTCCCGCGTGTGCGTGCGAACGAGACCCCAGATGATCCAGATTAGTCCTTTTACTTCGGACGTTCTTTCAGTCTCGGCGGGGTAATCCTTTCACCGCCCTCTACCCAGCCGCGAATCGTCCCAGCCAGCTCACGTTTCAGAATGTCGATTGCTCTCACTATTTTCATACCAGGAAATCGTTCGCCGAAGCCACGTACGAAATGCTATTTCCTATCGCGGTTTCCTCCTGCCGCTGAAAATCCGAAAGGGAACTGGAATTTGGCGCGACGCGAGATAACGCGTGAAAGCATTTCACGTGCTAAAATTCAACTACGTTAGGTGGTTATCGTAAAgaagtatctttttttttttcaacgaaaatattaacgatGACGTAATAATTTAGGCCAACGTAGGAAAGGTAACGAATGTTCAACTAGTTTAAACTCTAAAGTAAATGTTTGGTAGTCTCAGAAGAATTCCTAAACACATCTCCAAAGAGACTAGAAACAACAAATTCTGAAAGTAGGGAACGTGCATCGCGATTAGCCTTGTTAGAGTGCAACTTTTTCAGTGGTCAACCTAGTGAGTTACTTTGCGAAGTCAAGGGGAAGCGATGTCAACGCTGTCATCGGTGAAAGTGCAGTCAAACGTGATCTTACGGGAGATTAACGAGTGATGTGCATTCGTCGAAGCATTTGCTATTGAATTCTTACTTGACCTGTTTACATGGCTCTCTGGTTATGGGAAAAACGGTAGCTTTCCTCGCGACGGGGGTGTCGTCGCGAGGAATCCCGGCAATTACGCAATACCGTATATCTCGCGGCTGACGTTTACGACCAGCGAGTGTTTACACGTTCGAAACACTGATGGCTAGTTATTCATGTTGAGATTGCGAGGTACATGCACGCGAAGCTGTGACACAGCGAACACGATCCGCGAAACGTATGTTTGCTGTCGTCCAAATTGTCCAAATTGAacgacaggtttgatgtttccgaataaacatgtatgtatatgtgcAAAGTttgttcatatacatatttatttggaagcatTAAATCaatcatttaaattgaacaaatttcttcgatatccATAAAGGGTACTTAtcggactgactgtatttcgatcaaataaaaattttaaaacgaaattgaaCGAAGTTTCTTTGAATCTTACACATCAAATCTAGACTGCATTGGAATGCGTTCCTGAAGAAGACTCCTGCCCGCCCACTCTCCTTTATCGAACAAGCTCATTGATCACGATTATCTGGGTCAATGAACGAACCAATGAAGAACCGCTCGATGGTTACCGAGGGAAGCTGCGCGACGAGGTCAGTTACCAAACGGTGAACATTTTCCCCGCTCGCGAGCACCAGTCGATGGAGGATGCGCCTGCGGAGAGGATCGGCTTCGATTGCACTTGAAATCGAGCGCGAAGACGAAGACCGGACGTTCGCGGCGGTCGTCGAACTCCCCTCGCCATGAGAAgagcgaggaaaaaaaaagggagaagCGGAGACAAGATTGGAGAACGCAAGCCAGTCGGAAAGAGAGTGCTTTCTTCGTGAATCGGCGACGGTGAAGGTCCTCGTATATAAGCAACTGCCGGTACAGCAATTGTCAGTGTGACTCGTCTCATCGCAAACACCTATCGGCTTATACCTGTGAACTGGATAACACGATGCTGCGATTAGTAAGTTCATCTAGACAGAGTTGAAAAGGAAGTACTCGAAATCGAGCGACGGTTCATCGAACGTTCGACGAGATGCGGAAGAGATTCCGCTTCCTCTCGCTTCCTGAATCTCTAACATGGTGAAGGTGTTACGTCAGTGACTCGAGGGCTCTGAAAGAAAGTAGGGAATTTAGGAAAGTGTAGTTTCTTGGGGATGTTTTGCTACCTGATCGGGCGTATTTAAAGTGAGTACGTAGAATGACGATCGCAGAGTACCGATCACGA
It contains:
- the LOC128873326 gene encoding neprilysin-1 isoform X2; translated protein: MPDNSLTNSWFEERRERVFRKIRELLRDNSTSSNAPWAVKQAKILYDSCMDVQAEDDLGLTPLFEILEELNLPPIPPAFTKKTGSYIEQMARVKKVLGRDIFFGFAIVPDPRNNTNNVMMLDTPVTSSPLPSDKELEKRLHSVRSHFRKLEDETEDEGSDDLKEVEMAYMTDIIKQIVNNGTLDSCTLKDDLSFSDEKELEEVVDTLYEYTSTFYYLSRLEGNDSMWEEDSADILRMTVDDLQKLTDEYVMEVNSTLTPKPLWRPFIEMLYKDVESLDLNGKDKILIGDLEYLKTISLVLATCEDEDLETYIWWVVVDIVVPHTSESLKKIWREYINEVTNVEVGESKSLLCASAVNELMGMAVSWLFVDPSFHEDKGKKVFEMLNDIKEAFASLVLRTDWMDKQTKTATLEKNRKMESQIGFPKWLFDEEILNDYYEGIKLSETEYLNNMLQIVRLMSISELECIHEMNFNNVSYWATDPTDVNAFHTYQYNHITIPAGILQFPFYELGLEALNYGAIGTVLGHELTHGFDNSGRHFDSNGNVRQWWTNETISEYTEKTECFIRHYNSYYEVEVDDYIDGERTLGENIADNGGLREAVVAYDKWKARHGKEPLLPGFTNLTHEQLVFLSFAHLWCESYTPVSLKWIMQDSHCPGHVRLHGVLKNSNEFSEAWKCPVGSNMNPAKKCRLW
- the LOC128873326 gene encoding endothelin-converting enzyme homolog isoform X1; its protein translation is MDSPLSLEVVQCRQFDPVSGPFSMNERKDEAQSIYTIASHTNLVPIRSRHAYLKKRRLVPNLVIIFLIFLMVSLLIATLVFGILYMTTKHVKFCETESCVRIAASLKESMDTSVDPCDDFYKYACGKWSEEHPMPDNSLTNSWFEERRERVFRKIRELLRDNSTSSNAPWAVKQAKILYDSCMDVQAEDDLGLTPLFEILEELNLPPIPPAFTKKTGSYIEQMARVKKVLGRDIFFGFAIVPDPRNNTNNVMMLDTPVTSSPLPSDKELEKRLHSVRSHFRKLEDETEDEGSDDLKEVEMAYMTDIIKQIVNNGTLDSCTLKDDLSFSDEKELEEVVDTLYEYTSTFYYLSRLEGNDSMWEEDSADILRMTVDDLQKLTDEYVMEVNSTLTPKPLWRPFIEMLYKDVESLDLNGKDKILIGDLEYLKTISLVLATCEDEDLETYIWWVVVDIVVPHTSESLKKIWREYINEVTNVEVGESKSLLCASAVNELMGMAVSWLFVDPSFHEDKGKKVFEMLNDIKEAFASLVLRTDWMDKQTKTATLEKNRKMESQIGFPKWLFDEEILNDYYEGIKLSETEYLNNMLQIVRLMSISELECIHEMNFNNVSYWATDPTDVNAFHTYQYNHITIPAGILQFPFYELGLEALNYGAIGTVLGHELTHGFDNSGRHFDSNGNVRQWWTNETISEYTEKTECFIRHYNSYYEVEVDDYIDGERTLGENIADNGGLREAVVAYDKWKARHGKEPLLPGFTNLTHEQLVFLSFAHLWCESYTPVSLKWIMQDSHCPGHVRLHGVLKNSNEFSEAWKCPVGSNMNPAKKCRLW